A single region of the Microtus ochrogaster isolate Prairie Vole_2 chromosome 2, MicOch1.0, whole genome shotgun sequence genome encodes:
- the LOC101999562 gene encoding keratin-associated protein 19-3-like isoform X1, translated as MSYYSSYYGGLGYGYGGFGGLGYGYGGYGCGCNNIRRLGYGCGCGGYGYGSGFGGYGYGSGFGGYGYGCCRPSCCGGYGFSRFY; from the coding sequence ATGAGCTACTACAGCAGCTACTACGGAGGCCTGGGCTATGGCTATGGTGGCTTTGGAGGCCTGGGCTATGGCTATGGAGGCTATGGCTGTGGATGTAATAACATCCGCAGACTGGGCTATGGCTGTGGTTGTGGAGGTTATGGATATGGCTCTGGCTTTGGAGGCTATGGATATGGCTCTGGCTTCGGAGGCTACGGTTATGGCTGTTGTCGCCCTTCATGCTGTGGTGGATATGGTTTCTCCAGATTCTACTGA
- the LOC101999562 gene encoding keratin-associated protein 19-8-like isoform X2, with product MSYYSSYYGGLGYGYGGFGGLGYGYGGYGCGCNNIRRLGYGCGCGGYGYGCCRPSCCGGYGFSRFY from the exons ATGAGCTACTACAGCAGCTACTACGGAGGCCTGGGCTATGGCTATGGTGGCTTTGGAGGCCTGGGCTATGGCTATGGAGGCTATGGCTGTGGATGTAATAACATCCGCAGACTGGGCTATGGCTGTGGTTGTGGAG GCTACGGTTATGGCTGTTGTCGCCCTTCATGCTGTGGTGGATATGGTTTCTCCAGATTCTACTGA